A genomic window from Nerophis lumbriciformis linkage group LG30, RoL_Nlum_v2.1, whole genome shotgun sequence includes:
- the LOC133572902 gene encoding protein FAM98C — MERNVGTVSAIKALGYPDARCLLRCTCDELPCPLLTWLTSQLKSLCPDLEDSGGGSSVLLVRELRNMLSDLHSPLTGETSEMLEPNTLNKVTEFLVSELEAAHIIKHKELHPQDETSGEESEKEQRVANITALSQEYGDSDSNNIQSSAEMQAEWILLLHALNMDASTVYPDVLHEVESRLARHPGGTMSEPLLNASLSSEQWTRLEKINRVLSDDYGCRQQMMIKRFQVSLQSFAWGDEQKERSEALASVPPLASIAVSSRVSIPLLLAAREDQSCIQPIKAGITTNVYKKLMGQVPDRGGRPGEIEAPMPSWGERRTGQGGGRRQWRDNPKKKRKGKRE, encoded by the exons ATGGAGAGGAATGTCGGGACAGTTTCTGCAATTAAAGCGTTGGG GTATCCAGATGCTCGCTGCTTATTGAGGTGTACTTGTGATGAACTCCCGTGCCCGCTGCTCACCTGGCTTACATCCCAGTTGAAGAGTTTGTGTCCGGACCTTGAAG ATTCAGGTGGGGGAAGTAGCGTCTTGCTGGTGAGAGAGCTGAGAAACATGCTCTCAGACCTGCACTCTCCTCTCACCGGGGAGACATCCGAGATGCTGGAGCCCAACACCCTCAACAAAGTCACTG AGTTCCTGGTATCTGAATTGGAAGCCGCTCATATAATCAAGCACAAAGAGCTGCATCCCCAGGATGAAACGAGTGGCGAGGAGTCTGAAAAAGAGCAGAGGGTGGCGAATATCACGGCGCTTTCTCAGGAATATGGTGACAGTGATTCAAATAATATTCAAAGTTCTGCAGAGATGCAGGCGGAATGGATACTACTGCTTCACGCTCTAAACATGGACGCTTCCACTGTTTACCCGGATGTGCTGCATGAG GTGGAGTCGAGGCTTGCTCGTCATCCTGGCGGAACCATGTCGGAGCCTCTTCTTAACGCCAGCCTCAGCTCAGAGCAGTGG ACACGGCTCGAAAAAATAAATCGAGTCCTGTCCGACGACTACGGCTGCCGGCAGCAAATGATGATCAAACGCTTTCAGGTTTCTCTCCAGTCGTTTGCATGGGGAGACGAGCAGAAG GAGCGTAGTGAAGCGCTGGCCTCTGTCCCACCTCTCGCATCGATTGCTGTTTCGTCCCGAGTCTCCATCCCTCTCCTTTTGGCCGCCAGAGAGGATCAGTCCTGTATCCAGCCCATCAAAGCTGgaataactacaaatgtttacaag AAACTTATGGGCCAAGTGCCGGACAGAGGGGGTCGACCTGGGGAAATCGAGGCCCCGATGCCAAGCTGGGGAGAGAGACGAACAGGACAAGGAGGTGGACGCCGTCAGTGGAGAGACAATCCAAAGAAAAAGAGAAAGGGGAAGAGGGAGTAG